Genomic window (Gadus macrocephalus chromosome 13, ASM3116895v1):
ACTACGTATGACTAAATCGCCCCGCTTAAAGCGGTATTTCATTAGGATGAAAATGCATAACATAAATAAACGTGACGTGAAACTACTTTGGCACCTCAGCCGCCAACATGATTCCTAGGTAACGTCCGACCGATCGCGCTCTTACCCAACGTCATTAAACTATCTGATTTCTTATCGGTATGATTGAGCAACCCTAGCGTCAGAAATGACATGATATGTTACCTTAGAATAATATAGCTAGGTGCGCATGAAACTATGATAAAACAACGTTCatgttttcttccttttttgaaCGCAGTTGTTGCTCTAAATGAACATTAAAGACACATTTGATCTCTATCATATAGCTTTGATAAACGAAATTGCAAGGGAACAATTAAAATGCTGGCAAAATATTGATTTCTGAAAACTGACACTCATCATCATAATCGACAGCGATGGAACAACAGGAATACAAATAAGGGTCATTTTTTGCATAACTAGAGGGCCTTTTCgacattgttttgattgaatAAATCGGGTTATAAGGAGATGGTGCATCTCCATCTAGATGAATAGATCCAGGAGCATATAATCCAGGCGGCTCTTGAACAAATACAGTACCATGTATACCATAGGGGGGCGGAGCATGTCGGACCATCTAGAGCAGTGTTTCCCAAACCTTTTTTTCTGGGGacccattttttttaaattacaaaCCATCGCGACCCAATCTAAAAAATAGTACAGCACTATCAAAAACATGCTTCTTGTTTAAAGTTTTGTTAAATGCTCATGCGGAACAGGTAGGCGTGTGTTTATTGGCAGTTATTGTTATCAAAcactcaatcaatcaatcaatttgttaagataagataaaactGTATTAATCCCCCAGGGAAGAAATTTGGGTGCTTCAGCAGAAAGAAGACGGTCAAAACTGAAATTGTAGAGATAGATGCCAAAATAGTGCAAAAGTATTTCTgtataagaaaaaatatattcttttaatatacatttatttggcGACCCAATGTAAATCTCCCGCGACCAACATGTGGGTCGCGACCCAGTCTTTGGGAAAGAATGTTCTGAGACAAAATCGAATTTAGAAATACTCAATCAGTGTGTCTTTAAAGTGTGAAACCTGGCTGTTCGAAAGCTCACCATAGTCCATATAGGCTTGGGCTGGGGCAGTGGGCATATGGCTGCAGCCAATAAGCTTGAGCATGGCCTGGTACCTGTTGGAACTGGGGTTGACTCACCTGGGAATGCAGCTGACTGCTATTGTGTTGATAACAGCTAGTTACAGTTAGTTAGATAATTGGTTACGTGATAAATGCACCACTCTAAAGCGTACACAACTATTGATTGTAATCTCATTGTAAATGGTTTCTTGCTTGCCTGTTATGGCAAATCAAGCAAAAGTCAATTGGTTTGAACTGTGCCTGCACTATAGTGCACTATTATGAAGAACATAGCCAGCCTTATTTGTTTCTGACTaacacacgcaatcacacacaaatgGGGTctgaaaaagtatttttttattatcatctTTGCAGATGAAGTGgtgttattttatatttttttcataaaacttttgtagacattaaaacaGTTAAACTCTAATGTATTATAGTGATTTAAGTTTAAAGACAAGGTTGTGGTTGTTGATGGCTACAATCCAtacacaaatgtgttttttacaAGCCACACGCTGGCTTATTAACAGGAATAAATGTGAACCAAGACATGTGTATCAAGCACACTCCAATAAAGCCCCACAACAGCATAAGAAAAAGTCAACAAAAAATGCGTCAAGTATTTCACAAATTTGCGAAACATGCTAAGATCTTTGAGAAAGCTTCACAAATACCAAAAATCGAAGAAACATTGTTTCTACTCGTAAAAAGGATACTTGTAATAAAAAAATTGGATTAATTAATCCCAGAAGGAATTTTTGGGCAACGGTAAAGTAATCTGAGTAATGGCACCACCCACCCAATGGGAAAAAAGTGCAAGTTGCAGAGGAAATAAGGTGGTTGAGATATTGGGCATCAGAATAGGTCACCTGAGGAAAGGCCTGGTTTGATAATAAGTGTTACATCAGGGAACAGAAGGTAGGCAGGATGCATATTTAACTATTGACTCAATCCACTACTTGGAGAGAACTTGCAGAGTAAGGCGTTGTTGGCCAAGGCATAGAATACTGCATGTGGGTTCTAAGATACAAAGGAtcaagaaaaatacacaaaacaacagtgtttcccctagactTTTTTGTCAGGTGCTGTGAATTGgtaaccttaaaaaaaaaagaaaaagaaaaatagccCTTTTAATGGTTACTTCTGGTGAAATTTCTTTGAGAAAATTGTACAGATTGAGCTTCCAAATGACATAACCAACAGAGTCAAGTTATCTGCTGCAACCAGATCATTGTGCCTTGAATTTGGCAGATTATATTTTTTTAGCAGCGGCGGTGCGCCTCTGCTGAATGTAtttaggggaaacactgcataacATTTATCAAATGCAAGGACATGCATGAATTTAAGGTGCAAAACTTAATTTTAAGCTACAATTTGTATACTATGCTACCGAAAACAGAATAGGAGGCCATGCTGGGAAGGACTGATACGACTCACAAAACAGAGCGAATCAGGCTCTACATTGGTAAAGGTATTGAAACAAATTGAAAATGAATATATGAACTGAGAATGAGAATGAGTAAGAAAGGATGAATTGGTATATAGATAGATCAGTTAAAAAGGCACGTTTGTCTTGACATGTTGGTCTTGTCTACATACATTAGCCTTAATAAAATCCTAAATAAAAGAAAGCACAAATGCATATTATATTTGGCATTGAAGCTAGTTTtgtaacataaaaaaacaaaaacagttccTTCCTAACAGGTAAATCTTTCAGTACACGATTGGTGGCCACTGATAGCTTTGGATGTACTCAAAATGGCGGCACAAAACGAAACTATAACAACCTGAGCGGTTGGCAACATGATTCGCTCACAACACAGAACACAACTGAAAGTGCACTTCACGTGTCAACTGTGAACATGCAAATtcaatacattttcttttttacatttagaagaaaaaaaaaactggtattgtacaacacaatgaGGCTTTAGGCGTGTTTAATCTCAGCAGTTCCCTTTACATGTTACAAGTTGAAACACGGCTGTAAAAGGAAAGTAGTTGAACAACCATTTTGCCAATATTATTGAATCCCAGAACATCCATGTCTGCCTCCAGCTAGCACATCGTAAAGCGAGCGCTGCCGTCTTTAATTGACAATGGGGATATTTCAGTATCACTAGCCAAAGTCATTACTTATGGTGCAGGAGAGAGGATTATCAATcactgagggggagggatgacTGACATTACACCTGATAAATGTCAGATCCTACGGTAAGGCCTGTTCATAAGGATTAAAGGATGCGTTTCCTGAGCACACTGACATTcgaaaacacacagaggtacccTGACTTAGGATTGGTGTAACATGATGCAAGTTCTGATGTTGACAACCTAGAGACCGCTATCagtccatgaaaaaaaaaaaaaaggctgtaaTCCTGTTTTGAACAAAAAATGAAGGCATGATGGTCCAATGGTTAGGTTATTTGAATCAAGCCGAGGTACTGGGTTCCATCCATATGTTCTCTGGCTAATCAGTAACCCTCCAACCGTAACCCACCCCTTGTTAACATGTATCTTAGGTCTCTGATGCTGGATAAACACGCATACATACTGAAGAAGTGGTTAAATATGGAACAATATATCCTCCACAAACAAGTAAATTTTTATTTGACCTAACCTAAAACACCTTAACGCTAACGATGCACACAGAAATATAAAGTGCCATTAAAGCCCAGCATCTCAACCATCATAAAACACAGCAACAACTCaagaacaataaaaaaacatcaaacaAATAAACTACGTAGAAGAAAAGCATGACAAGGCAACGCAATATGGCTCAGGTGCTCGCTTAATATCCAGTCTTGGGCGGAGGCTGAGCATAAGCCGGGTTGTAGGCGGGCTGGCCATGGTCCGCTGGTGGGGGCGGCGCAATGGCCTGGGCGTGGGGCTGGCCGGGAGGTTGGAGAGGGTAGGAGGGCTGTCCTGGTGTGAAGGCAGCCTGGCTGTAGGCCATCGGAGACGGGCCGTAACTCGGGCCCACTGGGGAAAACAAGCAACATGTTCTCTTTGAATGCAACTTCAGGACTATTTCGGATTTCAACCGGCTTTGTATCTTTACAATGTAGTATATGCAAATCAGAAAAGGCAATTTCTGAAGATATTGCTGTGTGAATGCTGGCTGTTGAAAGGCTCATGCTAAACTAGATTGCTGACTTTAAATGATTTCTAACATTTTAAGGGTTGAATGGATTTGGAACAGAGTTAAAGGTTTGAGGTTTTAATTTAGTAAGAGTAACAATATTAACATATAAATAAGAGTTAATCCAATGGCTAAACTCATGTGATAGTTTGAGACTGGGACTAGTAGTATGATgaagtattagtattattagaCATAGTGTGAGTAGTATTATTAGCATGATAGGCCAATTAGTCGTAAGTAGTAAAAATACTAGTATGATATAATATTATTGGTATAAATATTAATACTTAATAAGTAGTATTGTTGGTATcctaagtagtagtagtattgtgaAACGGTGTCGGTACAAATTGGTATGATGTGTTTTGATGCATGATGCATGTATTGATGGTGTAGCATTAGAATGACAAAAAGGTTAATACATTAAAAAGGTTAATACATTATTAGTGGTAACTTTGACATTTGTTCACATCTAGTTTAGCGAGTTTCCTTGGGTCACAGAATGATGAGGCTGACACTGCTGGAATCTCGAGTCTCGCTTTAATATGACATTTTGAGGCTAGCTTAGTGTGAAAAATATAGCTTTTAAGTAGCATTAGCATAAAAAAATCTACCTCCCTGTGTGCTTCTACCGTAGTCGTTAAAGTCTAACAGAAATTGATAACTATAATGTTTTAAAGCTGAATGTTAAAAAGTATATcatattttaatttgaaaagTAAAGCCGACCAAGACTCACTGGCTTCCTGGTAGGCTGGAGGGGGTCCAGGTGTATATGCTGGGTAGGGTGCTGGGGGCATGGGCTGACCACCGTAGGCTTGGGGCATGGGCTGACCACCGTAGGCTTGGGGCATGGGCTGACCACCGTAGGCTTGGGGCATGGGCTGAGCACCGTATTGCTGAGGCATGGGCTGTGCACCGTAACCAGGCTGGACAGGGATGGACTGGTAGCCTGGGACCTGGCCCCCCTGGTAGGATGGCCCCTGAATCCCAGGGGATGCTGTTGGCTGCTGGGGGTaatgttgaggtgtgtgtgtgaccactgtggtgtgtgtggtggtggctaTAACCGCtgtcaaggaggagaaaggatagAGAGGGAGTAAGAGAGGGAGTAAGAAACTAAAAAGCCCTTCTCTGCCCAAACCATTTTAGAAACCCAAAGGGTAAACATTTGACAGCTACATTATGTTCTATTTAGTCCTTACACTCACCCTATGCCATCAATACTAACACTTTATTAACagtttatttacatttacattaagggtatttagcagtcgcttttatccaaagcatatccaaaaataagtacatttttcagaagaaggtATTGCTACATATTCACAGACATATAGAAAGTTTGAGAAGGTTCTGATTTAGGCTAATACAGTACGGAGGTAGATTTGTCATTTTTTGAAGGACAGAGTCAATCTACAATGACTACCAGTATCTTTTCCTCCCCAGAATAGACCACTCTATTCTGGGGAGGAAAATAAGTGACGCAGACTGTCCCCTCAAAATTCCTGTGTGCATTCCAAGGCAACGCTTTAGCCTACTCCACTCCAACGTCACACTGTCCTGGCAACCGAATTTTcagttctttttttatatatacatgACAATCTATACTCAATACTAATTACATCATTGGTAGagcaaactcacaaatcaatttgcaaaaaaaatcgtTCCTTTTctataggatttccccttgttaattcggtttgtgtagaaccgaaaatcggttgctatggaaacgtgacgAGACACTTCAGTACTCTATTACTCCTGCTTTCTAGCAAGAGGAGCAGTATTTTTAGGCCAAGTCGTTACTTTTGCATAAACGTTTACCAAATAAATGTTTGCATAAATGCTTGCTTCCTGGAAGTTACTAGTTTTCAGGAAGTTTGGTTGCGGAAAATGTGAAACTTCCGTTTGATTCAGCATCTTTGTTGCTCAAGAAGTTTGTTGCCCAATTAACATACAAAAGGGGGACCCATTTAGTTTTTTAGGCCAGATTTCAGATAAGCTAGAATCTGGTAAATGCTTAGGTAGCCACCAATCATAACCAAAGTTCCCACACATCAAGCAATGTACTTACGCCGTGGCTTGCGGCAGATCTTGTAGAGGCAGCAGCAGGGACAGACACAGCAGGATATGATGATCAGAATGCCGATGACTACAGCCGCAACCGCGAAGCCGAAGGTTATGGGACTACTGGAAGAACTGCCATAAACACATTTTAGTATTTGGTCTCATGAAATGAATAACTCAAAAGTAGTGGCAATAGAAAAACTATACTATAGAGGTCAAGTAGTATGATGAAGCATTAGTTTGAATAGACAGTGTAAGTAGAACTAGAAGTATAatattattgaataaatattgatGCTTTTAATATACTTAATAGTATTGTTGGTATCCTAAGTAGGAGTAGTATCGTGAAACAGTATCGGTACAATGCATGATGCATGTATTGATGATGTAGTATTAGAATGATAAAGGTAATACATTCATAGTGGTAACTTTGACACAACTTGTTCGTTCACAACTAGTTTGGCGAGCTTCCTTGGGTCACAGATGGATGAGGCTGATACTGCTAGAATCTCTGGAGTCTCACTTTAAAATGACATATTTTTGTAGCTTAAATGGTGTGAAAAATATTGCTTTTAAGTAGCATTAAGAAAAATAGCCTACCTCCCTGTTTACTTCTACCGAAGTAGTTAAAGCCTCACAGAAATTGATAACTTTCTAATGCTTTAAACCTGAATGCTAAAAATATTTCACATCTGGAGGAAAATTAATAACTCAAAAGTAGTGGCAATAGAAAAATCGATGCTAAAATCTATCAAAAAGAGGTCAACGCAATCATGTAATTGCAGTTCAGATGGGCTGTTGTATGTTGCATAGCCTAACTAAAAACCCTTTTTCAGCTGATAAAAATGTTGTGTGTCAATGATTACTTAATATATAAGTAATGAGAAGTTAATAGAATGAAATACCCATGATCAGTGCAGGCCTCCTGCACATCTTCTGTGAATCGCATGAAGGAGTCTCGACAACAATATCTTTTGAAACAGGATCCACAACAAAACACCGAGCATGTCTCTGCTGGGTGGTAGGCACGAAGGTAGTCATAGTAGGATTTGCAATCATTGTCTCCGGCTGGAAAGAGAAATGAAACCGTGAGAGGAAGCCGGAAACATGGTTACACGGACTCGCTTATAAAAATGCATGAATTAATGGGGTAATTGAAACATTGCAAACGGTCTCCACTCTCCACATAGATTCccagaaaaaaaaacttccctTAAACCAGAACAGTATAATGAATAAGCCTAACGTTGCTCTACCTCCTGTAGATGGATTGTAACTAATATCAATGATCAACGTGATGAATCTTGCCTGCTATATTCTGATCTAAAGCAACATGCGAAATGGTACTTgcgtcaataaaaaaataaatgtcgtCCGTTAATTTACTTTACCGGTTGAAATATACTAGTAACGGTTAGCTTCCTAAACACGACAGACATGTGGTAGGTTCGTTTAAACGAAAGCTAGAAAACGACAGTGAGGACATGGAGtagacaaatataaatataaaatgatcTGTATTAAATACCCAACTGACCAGACACGATCGGGATCAGGATGGCAAATATAACACACTTGATAACACCAGAAAGGCCTGCCGCCATGGCTATAACTATTTGTTGCAGGGAAGtaatctctccttctccttccttgtTTTGTTTCAAGGCAAACTAAACCACTCGCCCTGGTAGATCCGTGTTATGATTCACATCCGGTGTGGCAACGCACTGGGAgttgacatgtaggcctacctcgTTTATGGGCTACATGAGATACCAAAGATACCAAAAAAAATTGATGTCTGATTGATTTCGTTATTTCTTTCTCTAGTTGCCTTTCCTTccctgttattttttttacaagagaAATAATTCACCAAATCACTCGTAGACATTAACGTGTGTATCTATATTTGATCATTCATGTTAATAAATTTAAATATATAGTAGTATttcgtgcacacacaaaaaaagtgcTAATATCCCCCGACCGAAAAAGACTCGTCCTCTTCCGAAAAAGTTCGAAAAGAAAATGacccaggggtctcatttataaaactgtgcgtgggatcgttgctaaaagtgtacgtacgaccaaaagccaagttttgcttGCGCCAAAAAgtaccctgcgtacgcacacctctaccgcttttccactgcatggtaccagctcgacacgactcgacacgactcgactcagctcgcattttttgcgtttccaccgcggtaccatggtatctggtacctgaagtggctgctttttctagtacctactcgctctaggttccatgcgagctgagccgatgctaaaaggtgacgtcggcagacggccggcgactgattggccagagagtgtgacgaagtcacgagagcgacatggcaaccatgctggtaacatccatagcagcgccgcagccaacatgttccacttctccaacttcttcaacatgccagctaataatagtaatgtgatcgatgtcctccattgttgttatgtgggttctgtccatgtgtgggttgcgtatgtgttgtttgcgtcgcgtacacaaatacatcacggccctttcgcgcagccgaccccgcccacgtccaggaggtactatttgcggtggaaaagcgcatggtaccagctcgacacgactcgactcagctcgcattttttgcgtttccaccgcgaaaacatggtacctggtacctgaagtggctgctttttctagtaccgcctcgctctaggttccaagcgagctgagccgatgctaaaaggtgacgtcggcagacggccggccactgattggccagagagtgtgacgaagtcacgagagcgacatggcaaccatgctggtaacagccatagcagcgccgcagccaacatatattccacttcttcaacttcttcaacatgccagctaataatacagtaatgttatcgatgtcctccattgttgttatgtgggttctgtcaatgtgtgggttgcgtaggtcttgtttgcgtcgcgtacaaaaatacgtcacggccctttcgcgcagccgaccccgcccacgtccaggaggtactatttgcggtggaaaagcacccgtgctgctaccgtgtcgagtcgtgtcgagtcgtgtcgagtcgtgtcgtgtcgagtcgagctacatgtgtggtggaaaagcggcaccataaatctgtgccatcggattttgaaaataaaaagccattgaatagGCTACTTGCACAAGCACTTCCTGATTCGCCGTAATACagcttcacaacttccggtcaAAGATGGTGACGTTCTACACGTGTTTACAAGCGCTGCTGACAATAAACAACACTGATGTACATCGATTATGTGGGGAAACGAAAAACCCGACCAGCAAATTGGAGAAGGGGTTTAGGCTGTATGCTGCGACCTACATTCACAGCTACGAAGGTAGGAAAACTATGTCTAACAGACGCTAGCTACTGTCAAAGTCTAGTCTGTCAGTTAACTGTCACTTTCTAACGTGTATTACGATGCAGAAACAGCAAATTCCAACAAGATTTTTTAACCAGTGTTTTATATACCGGCATTAAGTTAGTTTAATATTCAACattcatttaacattcaaaatacaaACCTATAATGCGCTTCAACCATTTGAGTGAATGATGTCAAACAAACTGTGCAACATACTGATTAATGTCCctcatgtgccacaaggcttatttttcaaatatatattttcatcgattttttacttctttttttttcaactgtataatacagacaataataacccccatgtgccacaaggcttgtttttcaaatatatcatttcagcgtttttttaaaatgtatatacaatttctaaataaacgtattatgatccttgaccttttgacctcaagatgtcaaaccaactgtataatacagacaataataacccccatgtgccacaaggcttgtttttcaaatatataatttcagcgtttttttttaattaatataaaatttataaataaacgtattatgctccttgaccttttgacctcaagatgtcaaaccaactgtataatacagacaataataacccccatgtgccacaaggcttgtttttcaaatatataatttcagcgtttttttttttaaattaatataaaatttataaataaacgtattatgctccttgaccttttgacctcaagatgtcaaaccaactgtataatacagacaataataacccccatgtgccacaaggcttgtttttcaaacatatcattttagcaattttctacaattaatataaaataaatacatatacttATTATGCTCCTCCACCTTTTGACCTGAAGATATCAAACCAAGTgcataacacagataataataaccccctgtgccacaaggcttatttttcaaacatATCATTTcagcgtttttttttaattaatataacatttataaataaacgtattatgctccttgaccttttgacctcaagatgtcaaaccaactgtataatacagacaataataacccccatgtgccacaaggcttgtttttcaaatatatcattttagcaattttctacaattaatataaaataaatacatatacttATTATGCTCCTCGACCTTTTGACCGGAAGATATCAAACCAAGTgcataacacagataataataacccccctgtgccacaaggcttatttttcaaacttATAATTTTAGCAATTTtctacaattaatataaaataaataaatgaacatattatgctccttgaccttttgacctcaagatatcaaaccgactgtataacacagataataataacccccatgtgccacaaggcttatttttcaaatatataatttcggcaatttttcacaaataaaataaataaataaacgtattctgctccttgaccttttgacctcaagatatgtCAAACCAacagtataacacagataataataacccccctgTGCCActaggcttatttttcaaatatcatttcggcaatttttcacaaataaaataaataaataaactattatgctccttgaccttttgacctcaagatatcaaaccaactgtataacacagataataataacctccatgtgccacaaggcttatttttcaaatatatcttttcagctttttattattttgagtcAATACAAACTTTTTAATGCTTTAAAATTAGTAATTACATTTTTCTATCTATAGGCACCAGGACACAAGGACAGTAAGAAGACGGAAAGAAAACTAAATATAGAGTTACGATAGAGATCGTCAATGTTACATTTTGATGtgattttgaaaataataataaattaatagaAAGAAATGTCTGATTTCTTAGCCATTTATCGGATCTCAGGACAATCAGCCCAAATAGAAAAGGATACTTTTAAAGCCATTTGAAGAGGATGGATAATAGGTTATTCAACtgcaaaaaataagaaaatgctGGACAAAAAAATAATCTTATGACTGAATTAAAGATTTTAGTAACTCAACCAATGTTTCCAAAAACGTGCTACACTTAAGATTTCACGATTACTGACAAGATCAGCCTTGCAAGCAGTTGTACATGAGAAGTGAAAATTTACTGTTTCAACTTGGCATGTTCCATACTACCCACATACTAAAAagctgaaaatatatatttgaaaaataagccttgtggcacatggaggttattattatctgtgttatacagttggtttgatatcttgaggtcaaaaggtcaaggagcataatacgtttatttatttattttatttgtgaaaaattgccgaaatgatatatttgaaaaataagccttgtggcacatgggggttattattatctgtgttatacagttggtttgatatcttgaggtcaaaaggtcaaggagcataatacgtttatttatttattttatttgtgaaaaaatgccgaaatgatatatttgaaaaataagtcttgtggcacatgggggttattattatctgtgttatacagttggtttgacattgagaggtcaaaaggtcaaggagcataatacgtttatttatttattttatttgtgaaaaattgccgaaatgatatatttgaaaaataagtcttgtggcacatgggggttattattatctgtgttatacagttggtttgacattgagaggtcaaaaggtcaaggagcataatacgtttatttatttattttatttgtgaaaaattgccgaaatgatatatttgaaaaataagccttgtggcacatgggggttattattatctgtgttatacagttggtttgatatcttgaggtcaaaaggtcaaggagcataatacgtttatttatacattttatattaattgtaaGAAAAATGctgaaatgatatatttgaaaaacaagccttgtggcacaggggggttattattatctgtgttatacagttggtttgatatcttgaggtcaaaaggtcaaggagcataatacgtttatttatttattttatttgtgaaaaattgccgaaattatatatttgaaaaataagccttgtggcacatgggggttattattatctgtgttatacagttggtttgatatcttgaggtcaaaaggtcaaggagcataatacgtttatttatttattttatttgtgaaaaattgccgaaatgatatatttgaaaaataagccttgtggcacatgggggttattattatctgtgttatacagttggtttgatatcttgaggtcaaaaggtcaaggagcataatacgtttatttatttattttatttgtgaaaaaatgccgaaatgatatatttgaaaaataagtcttgtggcacatgggggttattattatctgtgttatacagttggtttgacattgagaggtcaaaaggtcaaggagcataatacgtttatttatttattttatttgtgaaaaattgccgaaatgatatatttgaaaaataagtcttgtggcacatgggggttattattatctgtgttatacagttggtttgacattgagaggtcaaaaggtcaaggagcataatacgtttatttatttattttatttgtgaaaaattgccgaaatgatatatttgaaaaataagccttgtggcacatgggggttattattatctgtgttatacagttggtttgatatcttgaggtcaaaaggtcaaggagcataatacgtttatttatacattttatattaattgtaaGAAAAATGctgaaatgatatatttgaaaaacaa
Coding sequences:
- the LOC132471006 gene encoding protein shisa-5-like produces the protein MAAGLSGVIKCVIFAILIPIVSAGDNDCKSYYDYLRAYHPAETCSVFCCGSCFKRYCCRDSFMRFTEDVQEACTDHGYFILLTSHYLYIKYQILKCVYGSSSSSPITFGFAVAAVVIGILIIISCCVCPCCCLYKICRKPRPVIATTTHTTVVTHTPQHYPQQPTASPGIQGPSYQGGQVPGYQSIPVQPGYGAQPMPQQYGAQPMPQAYGGQPMPQAYGGQPMPQAYGGQPMPPAPYPAYTPGPPPAYQEAMGPSYGPSPMAYSQAAFTPGQPSYPLQPPGQPHAQAIAPPPPADHGQPAYNPAYAQPPPKTGY